The sequence below is a genomic window from Mugil cephalus isolate CIBA_MC_2020 chromosome 14, CIBA_Mcephalus_1.1, whole genome shotgun sequence.
GTACACCtataagatagatagatagatagatagatagatagatagatagatagatagatagatagatagatagatagatgctttattaatcccattTCAGCAGCAAAGTACAGGCACTTAATaccatacatatatatatatatatatatatatatatatatatatataacaagggaaaaaaacacatcttctATAATACacgttatttacagaattatacaATTGAGTGTTAtctgttatctgtcacatgcaggTGAGGAGTTGAACACAATTACACTGACACTCATGGACACTCaggataaataaaacacttgtgTGTCATCCTAGGACCAATCACATtgatacatacagtacattatttACATAATAATCTCACAGTCAACGCTTTTTTTCTTACCCTACTCTATCCAGCGGTACAACAGCCCACCTTTCATGTTAATAAACACTATTACACCTGACTATGATTCCTAtcgtatatactgtatattcttccGTCTCTAtcttcttgtacatttgttgatATGCTAATTCTGTGCACTTTTTTCTTACAAAATATTCTATTTTGCTAGAAATTacttatatttcattttatctatattttaagagcgtttcttttatgtgcaattaatttactgtgaccaagcaatttcccttgtggatcattgaAGTCTATCTAATTCTATAATGGGTAATCTTGACCAATGAACAACTACAAAACTGTGAAGTAGGAAGTAGTAGTTCTACTGCGGTGCCGTTAAAGTggatcaaattaaacatttagcaAGTCGTATTGCTATTTAGCATAGTCCACTGACTAAACGGGATtgtcagaaacacaacacaattgaTCGCCGCAGCAAAAGCACGGTGGAGTCAACAGTTTTCCTTAATTATGGTATTTAACATCAAACAGATGTtaaataccataaccttcatggaACTCAGGTTAAATTACTGTAGTTTGAACATACACAACTCAAACGTCCTTTACATCTACTTCTATTGCCTGCAGATACAGAAAGTTATCACCAAACATGCGGAGAAGTGAAAAGCAGAATACAagactacatttcccatgagcACAGGAGAGGAAGTGCGTCACCGGCGTTTCAATAAGGCATGCTGGGAACTTGCCCTCTCTCTTTCCGGCTGGTACGCCATCATGTAAGCGAGAATTTTTATGCTTGGGAAGGGAACGAAATCCATTAAAATCATCATCAGTATACATACATCCGTCTGTTTGAGTTAGAGTCTAGTTTAACGACTTACAAAAGACCTATACgccttaattattttttgaccAGAGTAGTTAAAATCACAGATTATGTCCCTATTTTTACCTGGGCTGAGATGCTGCCGCTCCGGTAGCCATTGGCAGTGCTGCTAACTGTAAAAGGCTAATTGACTCTTTCTGTAATAATGTTTGGGTCAAACTTACCCTTTACGTCTTTCAGGTCATGTAGTATGCGGCacaaacattttgaaatttGTGTGGTAATGTTGAAAGTATTCGTTCAGTTAGATATTGTGAAGCTACTCGGCTAACCCTAGCATGCTAGCTATGTCAGAAGCTGTCTCTTGTGATGCCTATGGACTGTTAAAATTACTACACGTCGGATGGACGCATTAATTCACTTTGTTGTGATATGATCCCttacatgtgtttcttttcgGGGAGAATCAGGGAAATGGTTGAATGGCCGCAGTATGAACGGACTGAGTTTAGGTTGTACTAAACCATGTGCTGTTGGGACTCGAGACTCAGCAGGGTTTCTATGGACTGACTTTAAACGCAACAGATCACAACATTGTCAAAGTTGATTACTCGTGTTACGAGCTCATTCATATATTCTCTCAGCTTGACAGTATTTTCAGTGGAGTATGGTGCTAGCTGCATGCTTATACTGATGATCCTGCATTGATGATTTTAATTGCCTCATGACTTGAGACCAGAAAATACTGTGCattaacattttctgtattcatgtttcttttcctcAGATAAGTCAACATGGGAGCGTATAGGTATATGCAGGAGTTATGGCGCAAGAAGCAGTCCGATGTGATGCGCTTCTTGCTCCGCGTCCGCTGCTGGCAGTACCGCCAGTTGTCCAACCTCCACCGTGCTCCTAGACCCACCAGGCCTGACAAGGCTCGCAGGCTGGGCTACAAGGCCAAACAGGGTGAGTGCTGAGACTAGCGTTTGTGAGACCCGCCAGCATCTGTACGTGCCGTGCTCACCGAGTCCGTCTTCTATTCAAACAGGCTACGTGATCTACCGCGTCCGTGTGCGCCGTGGAGGCCGTAAACGCCCCGTCCCCAAGGGCGCAACCTATGGCAAACCAGTGCACCATGGTGTCAACCAGATCAAGTTTGCCCGCAGTCTGCAGTCCACTGCTGAGGTACGTCCATCTTCACAACAGTGAAGCAGAGAAGTAGTAGTGTTTGTTGGTTTGGATGCTGATTGTACACCCACCCATACTGATTGCACAAATACCAATGGTTGGTTttcattaaagtaaataaagcaGTCACAGAAAAGCCTGGCATGGATTTGTTTGATGCCACTTCAAATCAGGTTAAAAGTTCCaggactgttttattttcttgaaccATCCAGTTAAGTCCAACTGTAATCTCAGTCTTTACTCAACACTTGAACATTTACAAAATTCTGTTCTCGGTTAAATGGCTGGTTCCTCCTCTTGGCCACAACTACAGTCCTTAATGATGGATAACATGAGAGCTCCCCAGCATTTACAACTAAAGTGGTCACTGCCATCTTCGACAAATTTGGGGAGTTGGGGTCCCAACTCTAGACACCAAGCAAAGAGTCCAGTTATGAGAGACGCGTCTCATTTTATCTAGACTAGAACTACCTGAGGCTGAAACTACACCAAGGTGTCCCCTACCTGGTCTCTACTATACAGACTTATGGCAAGTGACGTGATCCATTTTTAATATTGTCTATTGGTCCCTAATGTTGCAGCTACTTAGCATAGCTCCCCTCATTAGCTTAAGCAGTACATGTTCAATATATACAACAAGCAGAATTGGGAGGGGATAGGAAATTGACAGTAAAAGAGCAAGAAATGGCGACCACTTAGCTATTTTGCTTCAAGTGACTGAAGCTAGAACTAAAATAAGCAGTTGACTATTGACTGGGCCTATTCATATCAGCAAAGTCTTAAGGGTCAGTAGATATTCAGTTTGCCAGCTGACTGAAAATGTAAATCAGCTTTGGTTCTAGATTTATTCCATCTGtcagcaaaaatgcaaaaaatatttgtggaatttcttCTTTTCGTGTGTTAAACTGCAGATCATTGAGGTTTGGATCTAAACAAGGAATCTGAATGTATTTGTACAATTGTGAGCACAGTATGGACTTAACTCACGGCGGTTGTTGACCTCCCAGCTCAGTTGCAACTTGgcttatttgttgtatttcgtTGCACATTTACACAATTTGTTTTACTTGTAGATTTCATTTCACACAACCACAGTTTGCTTTTGTCAGAACACAACTTCCACATTCTGCAACAGATTTTGT
It includes:
- the rpl15 gene encoding 60S ribosomal protein L15, with the protein product MGAYRYMQELWRKKQSDVMRFLLRVRCWQYRQLSNLHRAPRPTRPDKARRLGYKAKQGYVIYRVRVRRGGRKRPVPKGATYGKPVHHGVNQIKFARSLQSTAEERAGRHCGALRVLGSYWVGEDSTYKFFEVILVDIFHKAIRRNPDTQWITKAVHKHREMRGLTSAGKKSRGLGKGHKFHLTIGGSRRAAWKRRNTLQLRRYR